In one Brienomyrus brachyistius isolate T26 chromosome 12, BBRACH_0.4, whole genome shotgun sequence genomic region, the following are encoded:
- the LOC125704705 gene encoding syntaxin-3-like isoform X5 codes for MFRIIQLLFNQTCDTDDVEDVEIAIDNPAFMDEFFDQIEDIRSNIVKMEGSVTEAKRLYSLILSAPTSDQKTQDDLEAITNNIKKRARSTHSKLKSIEQNLVRDEERASTDMRIRKSQHSVLSRKFVEVMTKYNEAQVDFREKSKGRIQRQLEITGKTTTDEELEEMLESGNAAVFTAGIVDSGISKQALSEIEARHKDIVKLESSIRELHEMFVDIAMLVENQGEIVNNIEVHVSKAVDHIAVAKIETKKAVRK; via the exons ACATGCGACACGGATGATGTTGAAGATGTGGAAATCGCCATAGACAATCCAGCCTTTATGGATGAGTTCTTTGATCAG ATTGAGGACATTCGCAGCAACATCGTAAAGATGGAAGGGAGTGTGACTGAAGCCAAGAGACTCTACTCACTCATCCTATCCGCCCCCACCTCAGACCAGA aaacacAAGATGACTTGGAGGCCATCACTAACAATATCAAGAAAAGGGCTCGAAGCACTCACAGCAAACTTAAGA GTATTGAGCAAAACCTGGTGAGAGATGAGGAGAGGGCGTCCACAGACATGCGCATCCGTAAATCACAG CATTCTGTCCTGTCCAGAAAATTTGTGGAGGTGATGACCAAGTACAACGAGGCCCAGGTGGACTTCCGGGAGAAGAGTAAAGGGCGGATTCAGCGACAGCTGGAAATCA CTGGTAAAACGACGACCGACGAGGAGCTGGAGGAAATGCTGGAAAGTGGGAACGCAGCGGTTTTCACAGCAGGG ATCGTGGACTCGGGCATCTCGAAGCAAGCGCTGAGTGAGATCGAGGCTCGGCACAAAGACATTGTGAAGCTGGAGAGCAGCATCAGGGAGCTGCATGAGATGTTCGTGGACATCGCCATGCTGGTGGAGAATCAG GGTGAAATAGTAAACAACATCGAGGTCCATGTGTCCAAAGCAGTCGATCATATAGCGGTGGCCAAGATCGAAACCAAAAAAGCTGTCAG AAAATGA
- the LOC125704662 gene encoding LOW QUALITY PROTEIN: lysine-specific demethylase 2A-like (The sequence of the model RefSeq protein was modified relative to this genomic sequence to represent the inferred CDS: deleted 1 base in 1 codon), producing the protein MEEGHTRYSKRLRTGTRRRYQDDGISDDEIEGKRAFNLNEKLYSDKYNSDLVKRMEGKDFTFEYIQREGLRDPIIFEKADGLGIQMPDSDFSVNDVKLFVGSRRVIDVMDVTTQKGIEMSMAQWRRYYETPASQRGKLYNVISLEFSHTKLENLVKRPASVDVVDWVDNMWPRHLKERQRDSTNAIIEMQYPKVQKYCLMSVEGCFTDFHIDFGGTSVWYHILRGGKIFWLIPPTSQNLELYENWVLSGKQGDIFLGDKASHCQRVELKQGYTFMIPSGWIHAVYTPMDTLVFGGNFLHSFNIPMQLHIYNIEDRTRVPAKFRYPFYYEMCWYVLERYLYCLTNISHLTPEFQKYSLGIGLTQENASNLEQNVNGHAKEEEEEEQISPPVKPGVKVHLTPFELEGLWNLLGKLESLPSHKKCVPAGIHNAPALLHGIRTLLEEHANDDPKLAYTGKPIVLWPERPPWYQPPPPPPSILNRPRLSSLAQGPPPPPRPLKPPSSISAIRRRRVRCKRCEACVRTECGDCNFCRDMRKFGGPGRLKQTCVLRQCLAPGLPLSAVCSICGEGGQDPGETTDLSSTLMECSNCAQITHPECIKTQGEGVVNKELPSCWECPKCVLEKKNNSESSGSDDDDDEDDDEDASVTSPGPRPPTSPTSGKTSHGEGLGKEDDCGGRPTRRGRPSLALSYLSPSRGRRMVPPPSQRLLLQQQQQNRKRAAALELRLRRKIKLERDKILQTKRRPSSLDSRSPKVLRSCSQGVDDDGHAAHRRLRGLSRLSPDVRLPRGSGSGRRGLWRGSPYRTSRGGRPTVGSPLMRRELGMRRERDGRRERGRGVRRRGMCRHQRPREDMEERNEEDSSKGEEADNQRGGLLDKENRPQGLGADDDKIMEMDQDGTEEEKMDEDGEEGSQLDSDPSSQLLLVSDLSDDLLKSSRLTVTLQRPPKAKRDPGAIVPKLEAAVSTRASNGQGYVQRKSLQRPRLNNGNTASERGRISSRSGSSGRHPHVHLRRSSLSHLGQRKGLSSEARATPPQAQAAPDSASPSTSSSEALASPVSSPSILSTVKDSGHEPGCEKEVWVSVFRYLTRAELCVCMTVCKSWYKWSCDKRLWTRIDLSWCKAISPQALSGIIKRQPVSLNLSGTLISKKQLTWLINRLPGLKDLMVSGCSWSAVSALSSPSCPPLRSLNLRWIEGVKDTQIRDLLNPPGCNNRSKLRNLLSFRLSGLEISDSTLRLIIRHMPLLTQLDLSHCRGITDQSVNLLSAVGSSTRNTLTEINLAGCSKLTDTCLQYLKRFSSLTLLDLRDCRGVTRKACENFISELSVNTLYCLSEDKLIQRIS; encoded by the exons ATGGAAGAGGGACACACTCGTTACAGTAAAAGATTG cgGACAGGCACACGACGGCGGTACCAGGATGATGGCATCTCTGATGATGAGATTGAAGGGAAGAGGGCCTTCAACCTGAATGAGAAACTGTATTCTGACAAGTACAACTCTGACCTTGTCAAGCGCATGGAAGGCAAAG ATTTTACGTTTGAGTACATCCAGAGGGAGGGACTGAGGGACCCCATTATCTTTGAGAAAGCAGATGGACTCGGCATTCA AATGCCGGATTCTGATTTCAGTGTGAACGACGTGAAGCTGTTTGTGG gcagcagACGGGTGATCGACGTGATGGACGTGACCACACAGAAAGGCATTGAGATGTCCATGGCTCAGTGGAGGAGGTATTACGAGACGCCAGCCTCGCAGAGGGGGAAGCTCTACAACGTCATCAGCCTGGAGTTCAGCCACACCAAGCTGGAGAACCTGGTGAAACGGCCAGCATCA GTGGATGTCGTCGACTGGGTTGACAACATGTGGCCGCGTCACTTGAAAGAGAGGCAGAGGGACTCCACCAACGCCATCATCGAAATGCAGTACCCCAAAGTACAGAA GTACTGCTTGATGAGTGTGGAGGGCTGTTTCACAGACTTTCACATTGACTTTGGAGGCACCTCTGTCTGGTACCATATACTGCGAGGCGGAAAG ATCTTCTGGCTGATCCCGCCCACGTCGCAGAACCTGGAGCTGTACGAGAACTGGGTGCTGTCAGGGAAGCAGGGTGACATCTTCCTAGGGGACAAGGCCTCACATTGTCAGCGAGTCGAGCTGAAGCAGGGCTATACCTTCATGATCCCCTCCG GCTGGATCCATGCAGTCTACACCCCAATGGACACACTGGTCTTTGGGGGCAATTTCTTGCACAGTTTCAACATCCCAATGCAGCTTCACATTTACAACATTGAGGACAGGACACGG GTGCCAGCGAAATTCCGTTAC CCCTTTTACTATGAGATGTGCTGGTATGTGCTGGAGAGGTACCTCTACTGCCTGACCAACATCTCTCATCTCACACCCGAGTTTCAGAAATACTCTCTGGGCATCG GTCTGACACAGGAAAATGCGTCAAACCTGGAACAAAATGTCAATGGTCACGCcaaggaggaagaagaggaggagcagATTTCCCCTCCCGTGAAGCCTGGCGTCAAGGTCCACCTCACGCCCTTCGAGCTGGAGGGGCTGTGGAACCTTCTGGGAAAGCTGGAGTCCCTGCCCTCTCACAAGAAGTGCGTCCCGGCCGGAATCCACAACGCGCCAGCGCTGCTGCACGGCATCCGG ACTTTGCTGGAGGAGCATGCCAACGATGATCCCAAACTGGCCTACACTGGAAAACCTATCGTCTTGTGGCCTGAGAGG CCGCCCTGGTACCAGCCGCCTCCCCCTCCGCCTTCCATACTGAACCGGCCGCGCCTCTCGTCACTGGCCCAAGGCCCACCGCCGCCTCCCCGGCCCCTGAAGCCGCCCTCATCCATTTCGGCGATCCGCCGCAGGCGCGTCCGCTGCAAGCGCTGCGAGGCCTGCGTGCGCACTGAATGCGGCGACTGCAACTTCTGCAGGGACATGAGGaagttcgggggtcctggacgGCTGAAGCAGACCTGCGTGCTGCGACAGTGCTTGGCG CCGGGACTCCCGTTGTCAGCCGTGTGCTCCATCTGCGGAGAAGGCGGCCAGGATCCCGGGGAGACCACCGACTTGTCCTCCACGCTCATGGAGTGCTCCAACTGTGCGCAGATCACCCATCCAGAATGCATCAAG ACGCAGGGTGAGGGCGTAGTCAACAAGGAGCTGCCCAGCTGCTGGGAGTGTCCTAAGTGTGTGCTGGAGAAGAAAAACAACTCTGAG tcctcAGGTAGTGATGACGACGATGACGAGGACGATGACGAGGACGCCAGTGTGACGTCACCAGGCCCCCGCCCTCCCACGTCTCCCACCTCAGGAAAAACTTCACACGGGGAAGGGCTGGGTAAGGAGGATGACTGCGGGGGCAGGCCCACACGCCGCGGCCGCCCCTCGCTGGCCCTGTCCTATCTCTCGCCGTCACGCGGCCGGCGTAtggtgccccctccctcccagagGCTGTtactgcagcagcagcagcagaacaGGAAGCGGGCGGCAGCTCTGGAGCTGAGACTGCGCCGGAAG ATAAAACTGGAGCGGGACAAAATTTTGCAGACC AAACGAAGACCCTCCTCTCTGGATTCTCGTTCTCCCAAAGTCCTCCGCAGCTGTAGCCAGGGTGTAGATGACGACGGTCATGCTGCCCACCGGCGTCTCCGGGGCTTGTCCCGCCTTTCCCCTGATGTGCGGCTTCCGCGTGGGAGCGGGTCCGGTAGGCGGGGCCTGTGGAGGGGCTCGCCTTACCGCACGAGCCGAGGAGGCAGGCCGACAGTGGGCTCGCCCCTAATGAGACGCGAGCTGGGGATGAGGAGGGAGAGGGACGGGCGCAGAGAGAGAGGCCGGGGGGTGCGGCGACGAGGCATGTGCCGACATCAGCGCCCTAGGGAAGACATGGAGGAGAGGAATGAGGAAGACAGTAGCAAGGGAGAAGAGGCAGATAATCAGCGAGGAGGACTCCTGGACAAGGAGAACCGGCCACAAGGGCTAGGAGCAGACGACGACAAGATTATGGAGATGGACCAGGATGGTACGGAGGAGGAGAAGATGGATGAAGATGGAGAGGAAGGGAGCCAATTGGATTCTGACCCAAGCTCACAACTGCTGCTAGTGTCTGACCTCAGTGATGACCTGCTGAAGAGTTCTCGTCTGACTGTGACACTGCAGCGCCCCCCGAAGGCCAAGCGCGACCCCGGTGCCATTGTCCCCAAACTGGAAGCAGCAGTATCAACTAGGGCTTCCAACGGCCAGGGGTATGTCCAGCGGAAGTCTTTGCAGCGCCCTCGACTCAATAATGGCAACACTGCATCAGAGCGAGGGAGGATCTCTAGTAGGTCAGGCTCTTCTGGGCGACATCCGCATGTGCACCTCCGAAGATCCTCCCTCAGCCACCTGGGCCAGAGAAAGGGACTCTCCTCGGAGGCTCGGGCCACACCGCCCCAAGCGCAAGCGGCCCCTGACTCCGCCTCCCCATCAACTTCTTCATCTGAGGCCTTGGCCTCCCCCGTGTCTTCCCCCTCCATTCTCTCCACTGTTAAAGATTCAGGCCACGAGCCGGGCTGCGAAAAGGAGGTGTGGGTGTCCGTGTTCCGCTACCTGACCCGCGCAGAGCTCTGCGTTTGCATGACCGTCTGCAAGAGCTGGTATAAATG GAGCTGTGATAAGCGCCTGTGGACCCGAATTGACCTGAGCTGGTGCAAGGCCATAAGTCCACAGGCCCTGTCTGGCATAATCAAACGCCAGCCTGTCTCCCTTAACCTGTCTGGGACCCTTATCTCCAAGAAGCAGCTCACCTGGTTGATCAACCGTCTGCCAG GCCTGAAGGACCTGATGGTCTCTGGGTGCTCCTGGTCTGCTGTCTCAGCCCTCAGTTCTCCCAGCTGTCCCCCTTTGCGTTCCTTGAACTTACGATGGATAGAGGGGGTCAAAGACACTCAGATCCGGGACCTGCTCAATCCTCCAG GTTGCAATAACCGCAGCAAGCTGAGGAACTTGCTGTCCTTCCGGCTATCGGGCCTGGAGATCAGTGACTCCACCTTGAGGCTGATCATCAGGCACATGCCTCTGCTGACTCAGCTCGACCTCTCGCACTGCCGTGGCATCACTGACCAGTCCGTCAACCTGCTGAGCGCCGTGGGCTCCTCCACCCGTAACACGCTCACCGAGATCAACCTGGCAG GTTGCAGCAAGCTGACCGATACCTGCCTCCAGTACTTGAAGCGGTTCTCCAGTCTCACACTGTTGGACCTGCGGGACTGTAGGGGCGTGACGCGGAAGGCGTGCGAGAACTTCATCTCTGAGCTGTCTGTCAACACCCTCTACTGCCTGTCCGAAGACAAGCTGATACAGAGGATATCCTAG
- the LOC125704705 gene encoding syntaxin-3-like isoform X4, whose product MKDRLEQLKATCDTDDVEDVEIAIDNPAFMDEFFDQIEDIRSNIVKMEGSVTEAKRLYSLILSAPTSDQKTQDDLEAITNNIKKRARSTHSKLKSIEQNLVRDEERASTDMRIRKSQHSVLSRKFVEVMTKYNEAQVDFREKSKGRIQRQLEITGKTTTDEELEEMLESGNAAVFTAGIVDSGISKQALSEIEARHKDIVKLESSIRELHEMFVDIAMLVENQGEIVNNIEVHVSKAVDHIAVAKIETKKAVRYQKKSRKKMIILGVCVAVLLVIILAVVLSQTV is encoded by the exons ACATGCGACACGGATGATGTTGAAGATGTGGAAATCGCCATAGACAATCCAGCCTTTATGGATGAGTTCTTTGATCAG ATTGAGGACATTCGCAGCAACATCGTAAAGATGGAAGGGAGTGTGACTGAAGCCAAGAGACTCTACTCACTCATCCTATCCGCCCCCACCTCAGACCAGA aaacacAAGATGACTTGGAGGCCATCACTAACAATATCAAGAAAAGGGCTCGAAGCACTCACAGCAAACTTAAGA GTATTGAGCAAAACCTGGTGAGAGATGAGGAGAGGGCGTCCACAGACATGCGCATCCGTAAATCACAG CATTCTGTCCTGTCCAGAAAATTTGTGGAGGTGATGACCAAGTACAACGAGGCCCAGGTGGACTTCCGGGAGAAGAGTAAAGGGCGGATTCAGCGACAGCTGGAAATCA CTGGTAAAACGACGACCGACGAGGAGCTGGAGGAAATGCTGGAAAGTGGGAACGCAGCGGTTTTCACAGCAGGG ATCGTGGACTCGGGCATCTCGAAGCAAGCGCTGAGTGAGATCGAGGCTCGGCACAAAGACATTGTGAAGCTGGAGAGCAGCATCAGGGAGCTGCATGAGATGTTCGTGGACATCGCCATGCTGGTGGAGAATCAG GGTGAAATAGTAAACAACATCGAGGTCCATGTGTCCAAAGCAGTCGATCATATAGCGGTGGCCAAGATCGAAACCAAAAAAGCTGTCAGGTACCAGAAGAAGTCCCGCAAG AAAATGATCATACTGGGTGTTTGCGTCGCCGTCCTGCTTGTCATTATCCTGGCCGTCGTTCTGTCGCAGACGGTGTGA
- the LOC125704705 gene encoding syntaxin-3-like isoform X3, giving the protein MFRIIQLLFNQTCDTDDVEDVEIAIDNPAFMDEFFDQIEDIRSNIVKMEGSVTEAKRLYSLILSAPTSDQKTQDDLEAITNNIKKRARSTHSKLKSIEQNLVRDEERASTDMRIRKSQHSVLSRKFVEVMTKYNEAQVDFREKSKGRIQRQLEITGKTTTDEELEEMLESGNAAVFTAGIVDSGISKQALSEIEARHKDIVKLESSIRELHEMFVDIAMLVENQGEIVNNIEVHVSKAVDHIAVAKIETKKAVRYQKKSRKKMIILGVCVAVLLVIILAVVLSQTV; this is encoded by the exons ACATGCGACACGGATGATGTTGAAGATGTGGAAATCGCCATAGACAATCCAGCCTTTATGGATGAGTTCTTTGATCAG ATTGAGGACATTCGCAGCAACATCGTAAAGATGGAAGGGAGTGTGACTGAAGCCAAGAGACTCTACTCACTCATCCTATCCGCCCCCACCTCAGACCAGA aaacacAAGATGACTTGGAGGCCATCACTAACAATATCAAGAAAAGGGCTCGAAGCACTCACAGCAAACTTAAGA GTATTGAGCAAAACCTGGTGAGAGATGAGGAGAGGGCGTCCACAGACATGCGCATCCGTAAATCACAG CATTCTGTCCTGTCCAGAAAATTTGTGGAGGTGATGACCAAGTACAACGAGGCCCAGGTGGACTTCCGGGAGAAGAGTAAAGGGCGGATTCAGCGACAGCTGGAAATCA CTGGTAAAACGACGACCGACGAGGAGCTGGAGGAAATGCTGGAAAGTGGGAACGCAGCGGTTTTCACAGCAGGG ATCGTGGACTCGGGCATCTCGAAGCAAGCGCTGAGTGAGATCGAGGCTCGGCACAAAGACATTGTGAAGCTGGAGAGCAGCATCAGGGAGCTGCATGAGATGTTCGTGGACATCGCCATGCTGGTGGAGAATCAG GGTGAAATAGTAAACAACATCGAGGTCCATGTGTCCAAAGCAGTCGATCATATAGCGGTGGCCAAGATCGAAACCAAAAAAGCTGTCAGGTACCAGAAGAAGTCCCGCAAG AAAATGATCATACTGGGTGTTTGCGTCGCCGTCCTGCTTGTCATTATCCTGGCCGTCGTTCTGTCGCAGACGGTGTGA
- the LOC125704705 gene encoding syntaxin-3-like isoform X2 — protein sequence MKDRLEQLKATCDTDDVEDVEIAIDNPAFMDEFFDQIEDIRSNIVKMEGSVTEAKRLYSLILSAPTSDQKTQDDLEAITNNIKKRARSTHSKLKSIEQNLVRDEERASTDMRIRKSQHSVLSRKFVEVMTKYNEAQVDFREKSKGRIQRQLEITGKTTTDEELEEMLESGNAAVFTAGIVDSGISKQALSEIEARHKDIVKLESSIRELHEMFVDIAMLVENQGEIVNNIEVHVSKAVDHIAVAKIETKKAVRYQKKSRKKMVIIVVVVLVVLALIALIIGLSVGLTVKRGT from the exons ACATGCGACACGGATGATGTTGAAGATGTGGAAATCGCCATAGACAATCCAGCCTTTATGGATGAGTTCTTTGATCAG ATTGAGGACATTCGCAGCAACATCGTAAAGATGGAAGGGAGTGTGACTGAAGCCAAGAGACTCTACTCACTCATCCTATCCGCCCCCACCTCAGACCAGA aaacacAAGATGACTTGGAGGCCATCACTAACAATATCAAGAAAAGGGCTCGAAGCACTCACAGCAAACTTAAGA GTATTGAGCAAAACCTGGTGAGAGATGAGGAGAGGGCGTCCACAGACATGCGCATCCGTAAATCACAG CATTCTGTCCTGTCCAGAAAATTTGTGGAGGTGATGACCAAGTACAACGAGGCCCAGGTGGACTTCCGGGAGAAGAGTAAAGGGCGGATTCAGCGACAGCTGGAAATCA CTGGTAAAACGACGACCGACGAGGAGCTGGAGGAAATGCTGGAAAGTGGGAACGCAGCGGTTTTCACAGCAGGG ATCGTGGACTCGGGCATCTCGAAGCAAGCGCTGAGTGAGATCGAGGCTCGGCACAAAGACATTGTGAAGCTGGAGAGCAGCATCAGGGAGCTGCATGAGATGTTCGTGGACATCGCCATGCTGGTGGAGAATCAG GGTGAAATAGTAAACAACATCGAGGTCCATGTGTCCAAAGCAGTCGATCATATAGCGGTGGCCAAGATCGAAACCAAAAAAGCTGTCAGGTACCAGAAGAAGTCCCGCAAG AAAATGGTGATTATAGTGGTTGTAGTGCTGGTGGTGCTAGCACTCATAGCCCTGATAATTGGGCTCTCAGTGGGACTGACAGTGAAACGTGGCACGTGA
- the LOC125704705 gene encoding syntaxin-3-like isoform X1 → MFRIIQLLFNQTCDTDDVEDVEIAIDNPAFMDEFFDQIEDIRSNIVKMEGSVTEAKRLYSLILSAPTSDQKTQDDLEAITNNIKKRARSTHSKLKSIEQNLVRDEERASTDMRIRKSQHSVLSRKFVEVMTKYNEAQVDFREKSKGRIQRQLEITGKTTTDEELEEMLESGNAAVFTAGIVDSGISKQALSEIEARHKDIVKLESSIRELHEMFVDIAMLVENQGEIVNNIEVHVSKAVDHIAVAKIETKKAVRYQKKSRKKMVIIVVVVLVVLALIALIIGLSVGLTVKRGT, encoded by the exons ACATGCGACACGGATGATGTTGAAGATGTGGAAATCGCCATAGACAATCCAGCCTTTATGGATGAGTTCTTTGATCAG ATTGAGGACATTCGCAGCAACATCGTAAAGATGGAAGGGAGTGTGACTGAAGCCAAGAGACTCTACTCACTCATCCTATCCGCCCCCACCTCAGACCAGA aaacacAAGATGACTTGGAGGCCATCACTAACAATATCAAGAAAAGGGCTCGAAGCACTCACAGCAAACTTAAGA GTATTGAGCAAAACCTGGTGAGAGATGAGGAGAGGGCGTCCACAGACATGCGCATCCGTAAATCACAG CATTCTGTCCTGTCCAGAAAATTTGTGGAGGTGATGACCAAGTACAACGAGGCCCAGGTGGACTTCCGGGAGAAGAGTAAAGGGCGGATTCAGCGACAGCTGGAAATCA CTGGTAAAACGACGACCGACGAGGAGCTGGAGGAAATGCTGGAAAGTGGGAACGCAGCGGTTTTCACAGCAGGG ATCGTGGACTCGGGCATCTCGAAGCAAGCGCTGAGTGAGATCGAGGCTCGGCACAAAGACATTGTGAAGCTGGAGAGCAGCATCAGGGAGCTGCATGAGATGTTCGTGGACATCGCCATGCTGGTGGAGAATCAG GGTGAAATAGTAAACAACATCGAGGTCCATGTGTCCAAAGCAGTCGATCATATAGCGGTGGCCAAGATCGAAACCAAAAAAGCTGTCAGGTACCAGAAGAAGTCCCGCAAG AAAATGGTGATTATAGTGGTTGTAGTGCTGGTGGTGCTAGCACTCATAGCCCTGATAATTGGGCTCTCAGTGGGACTGACAGTGAAACGTGGCACGTGA